Proteins from a single region of Acipenser ruthenus chromosome 31, fAciRut3.2 maternal haplotype, whole genome shotgun sequence:
- the LOC131702889 gene encoding disabled homolog 2-interacting protein-like isoform X5 — MPRLKESRSHESLLSPSSAVEALDLSMEEEVVIKPVHSSILGQDYCFEVTASTGSKCFSCRSAAERDKWMENLRRAVHPNKDNSRRVENMLKLWIIEAKDLPAKKKYFCELCLDDTLYARTTCKLKTDNVFWGEHFEFNNLPSVKSITVHLYKETDKKKKKDKNNYVGLVNIPIVAVTGRQFMEKWYPVSTPNSNKGKSAGPMIRIKSRYQSMSILPMELYKEFAEYITNNYMVLSALLEPALSVKNKEEMASALVHILQSTGKAKDFLTDLMMSEVDRCGDNEHLIFRENTLATKAIEEYLKLVGQKYLQDALGEFIKALYESDENCEVDPSKCSSGDLSEHQSNLKMCCELAFCKIINSYCVFPRELKEVFASWRQECSNRGRPDISERLISASLFLRFLCPAIMSPSLFSLLQEYPDDRTARTLTLIAKVTQNLANFAKFGSKEEYMSFMNQFLEHEWTNMQRFLLEISNPETISNTAGFEGYVDLGRELSTLHSLLSEVVSQLEQGTAAKLGPLPRILRDVNTALTNPSSVQVSVTSERPASTPSAGCSISTGLQKMVIENDLSGLVDFTRLPSPTAENKDLFFVTKNSGVQSSPARSSSYSEANEPDVQIPNGSKSLSMVDLQDNRSLESGPNASGSGDCLNMSQSSGSQGGAWSARTLQSNAAAAGPTMRRAGQTPTTPNSENVPGRPQLLAPLSFQNPVYQMAAGLPVSPRGLADSGSECHSSISSQGNNDELGANKHFLNPGNNEDIAWRSGEFNRRQLSLTENPHQPTVPRQNSAGPQRRIDQPPPPVTRGRTPPSLLNTAPYQRPSSGSMMSSSPDWPGSGARLRQQSSSSKGDSPETKQRTIHKQAPSPVNPNALDRTAAWLLNMNVQYIEHEGTDPDSKLREELRNKEELTHTDKYQQEVAILQDKLRLSSKKQEEYESRLKSQEEQAQKMLLEYQARLEEGEERLRRQQEDKELQMKGIISRLMSVEEELKKDHSEMQAVVDSKQKIIDAQEKRIASLDAANARLMSALTQLKERYSMQTRNGISPTNPTKLQITENGEFRNSSNC, encoded by the exons GTGACAGCCTCTACAGGAAGCAAGTGCTTTTCCTGTCGATCTGCAGCAGAGCGGGATAAATGGATGGAAAACCTGAGAAGAGCTGTGCACCCAAACAAG gacaacaGCCGACGTGTGGAGAACATGCTGAAGCTGTGGATTATCGAAGCCAAGGACCTGCCTGCCAAGAAGAAATACTTCTGTGAACTGTGCCTGGACGACACGCTTTATGCACGGACTACTTGCAAACTGAAAACGGACAACGTCTTCTGGGGTGAACACTTCGAGTTCAACAACCTACCCTCGGTCAAAAGCATCACGGTGCACTTGTACAAGGAGAcggacaaaaagaaaaagaaggacaAGAACAACTACGTGGGGCTGGTGAACATTCCCATCGTCGCGGTGACGGGCCGGCAGTTCATGGAGAAATGGTACCCAGTGAGCACTCCCAACTCCAACAAGGGCAAGTCGGCAGGGCCCATGATCCGCATCAAGTCTCGCTACCAGAGCATGAGCATCCTGCCCATGGAGCTGTACAAGGAGTTTGCAGAGTACATCACCAACAATTACATGGTGCTGTCTGCCCTGCTGGAGCCTGCGCTCAGTGTGAAGAACAAGGAGGAGATGGCTTCCGCACTGGTGCATATCCTGCAGAGCACTGGGAAGGCCAAG GACTTCCTGACAGATCTGATGATGTCGGAGGTCGATCGCTGCGGTGACAACGAGCATCTCATATTCAGAGAGAACACCCTCGCCACCAAAGCCATCGAAGAGTATCTCAAACTGGTTGGACAGAAATACCTACAAGACGCACTTG GCGAGTTCATCAAGGCCCTGTACGAATCAGATGAGAACTGTGAGGTGGACCCCAGCAAATGCTCCTCCGGGGATCTCTCGGAGCACCAGAGCAACCTGAAGATGTGCTGCGAGCTGGCCTTCTGCAAGATCATCAACTCCTACTG TGTGTTTCCTCGTGAGCTGAAGGAGGTGTTTGCTTCGTGGAGACAGGAGTGCAGTAATCGCGGACGGCCTGATATCAGCGAGAGACTCATCAGTGCCTCCCTCTTCCTGCGCTTCCTCTGTCCCGCCATCATGTCCCCCTCGCTCTTCAGCCTCCTGCAGGAGTACCCGGACGACCGCACGGCACGCACTCTGACCCTCATTGCCAAGGTCACCCAAAACTTAGCCAACTTCGCCAA GTTTGGCAGCAAGGAGGAATACATGTCCTTTATGAACCAGTTTCTGGAACACGAGTGGACCAACATGCAGAGGTTCCTGCTGGAGATCTCCAACCCGGAGACCATCTCCAACACAGCAGGGTTTGAAGGCTATGTCGACTTGGGCCGGGAGCTCTCCACTCTGCACTCACTGCTGTCCGAGGTGGTTTCACAGCTCGAGCAG GGCACCGCTGCCAAGCTTGGACCCTTGCCGCGCATCCTGAGGGACGTGAACACAGCACTTACTAACCCTTCGAGCGTCCAGGTATCGGTCACCTCCGAGCGCCCTGCCTCCACTCCCAGCGCTGGCTGCAGCATCTCCACAGGACTGCAGAAGATGGTCATTGAAAATGATTTATCTGG CCTGGTAGATTTCACACGGTTACCTTCCCCGACTGCGGAGAACAAGGACCTATTTTTTGTCACAAAGAATTCGGGAGTGCAGTCTTCGCCCGCGCGCAGCTCCAGTTACTCTGAAGCCAATGAGCCTGATGTGCAAATTCCAAATGGCAGCAAGAGCCTTTCCATGGTGGACTTACAAGACAATCGTAGCTTAGAGAGCGGGCCCAATGCTTCCGGCTCTGGGGACTGCCTCAACATGAGTCAGTCGTCTGGCTCACAGGGTGGGGCGTGGTCAGCGCGGACGCTGCAGAGCAACGCGGCAGCAGCTGGGCCGACTATGAGGAGGGCAGGCCAGACTCCCACCACCCCCAACTCGGAAAACGTCCCGGGCAGGCCACAGCTCTTAGCACCACTGTCATTTCAGAACCCGGTCTATCAGATGGCAGCCGGGTTGCCAGTGTCGCCACGCGGACTAGCCGACTCCGGATCGGAGTGTCACAGTTCCATCAGCTCCCAGGGTAACAATGACGAACTGGGAGCCAACAAACACTTCCTCAACCCCGGGAATAACGAGGACATTGCCTGGCGCTCCGGGGAGTTCAACCGAAGGCAGCTCTCTCTGACGGAAAACCCACACCAGCCAACTGTGCCCAGGCAGAACAGCGCTGGCCCCCAGCGTCGAATAGACCAGCCGCCACCTCCGGTCACTAGAGGGCGGACTCCTCCCAGCCTGTTAAACACGGCTCCCTATCAGAGGCCATCTAGTGGCAGCATGATGTCCTCATCTCCAGACTGGCCGGGCAGCGGAGCTAGATTGCGGCAGCAGTCCTCCTCCTCTAAGGGAGACAGTCCCGAGACCAAGCAGCGGACGATCCACAAACAG GCCCCCTCCCCTGTGAATCCCAATGCTCTGGACCGCACTGCAGCCTGGCTCTTGAATATGAATGTGCAGTATATAGAACACGAAGGGACTGACCCAGATTCCAAACTCAGGGAGGAGCTCAGAAACAAAGAGGAACTCACTCACACTGACAAG tacCAGCAGGAGGTGGCGATATTGCAGGACAAGCTGCGCCTGTCAAGTAAGAAGCAGGAGGAGTACGAGTCCAGGCTGAAGAGCCAGGAGGAGCAGGCCCAGAAGATGCTGTTGGAGTACCAGGCCAGGCtggaagagggggaggagaggctCCGGAGGCAGCAGGAGGACAAGGAGCTCCAGATGAAAGGCATCATCAGCAG gttgaTGTCCGTAGAGGAAGAATTAAAGAAAGATCATTCTGAAATGCAGGCTGTAGTGGATTCCAAACAGAAGATCATTGATGCCCAG GAAAAACGCATTGCCTCTCTGGACGCAGCAAACGCCAGGTTAATGAGTGCACTTACACAGCTGAAGGAACGGTACAGCATGCAGACTCGCAATGGGATCTCGCCAACAAACCCCACGAAACTGCAAATCACAGAAAACGGAGAGTTCAGGAACAGCAGCAACTGTTAA